A genomic segment from Leopardus geoffroyi isolate Oge1 chromosome A2, O.geoffroyi_Oge1_pat1.0, whole genome shotgun sequence encodes:
- the CCM2 gene encoding cerebral cavernous malformations 2 protein isoform X5, which translates to MFPDTRAKLEPLPSVSSMRASRGHRYLGQLTSIPGYLNPSSRTEILHFIDNAKRAHQLPGHLTQEHDAVISLSAYNVKLAWRDGEDTILRVPIHDIAAVSYVRDDASHLVVLKTAQDPGISPSQSLCAESSRGLTTVSLSESGVGPVEACCLVILATESKVAAEELCSLLGQVFQIVYTESTIDFLDRAIFDGASTPTHHLSLHSDDSSTKVDVKEPYETEVGTFSFPECAHAGGVSPLSFCMQTAPHSKTVSESELSATATELLQDYMLTLRTKLSSQEIQQFAALLHEYRDGASVHEFCINLRQLYGDSRKFLLLGLRPFIPEKDSQHFENFLETIGVKDGRGIITDSFGRYRRALSSTSTCTCPGNRATGSSDDQSAPSEGDEWDRMISDISNDIEALGCSMDRDSA; encoded by the exons ATGTTCCCGGATACTCGAGCCAAGCTAGAGCCTCTGCCTTCCGTCAGCTCCATGCGGGCATCGCGAGGCCATAGG TACTTAGGTCAGTTAACGTCCATACCAGGATACCTGAATCCCTCCAGTAGGACCGAAATCCTGCATTTCATAGACAATGCAAAG AGAGCCCACCAGCTCCCCGGACACCTGACCCAGGAGCACGATGCTGTGATCAGCCTGTCTGCCTACAATGTCAAGCTGGCCTGGCGGGACGGGGAAGACACCATCCTCAGGGTCCCCATCCATGACATCGCCGCCGTGTCCTATGTGCGGGACGACGCCTCACACCTGGTGGTCCTGAAGACAG CCCAGGACCCTGGTATCTCCCCCAGCCAGAGTCTGTGTGCAGAAAGTTCCAGAGGCCTCACCACAGTCTCCCTGTCAGAGAGTGGAGTGGGGCCTGTGGAGGCGTGCTGCCTGGTCATCCTGGCGACCGAGAGCAAG GTCGCTGCTGAGGAGCTGTGCTCCCTGCTCGGGCAGGTCTTCCAGATTGTGTACACAGAGTCCACCATCGACTTTCTGGACCGAGCCATATTTGACGGGGCCTCGACACCCACCCACCACCTGTCTCTCCACAGCG ACGACTCTTCCACCAAGGTGGACGTGAAGGAGCCGTATGAGACGGAAGTCGGCACGTT CTCCTTCCCCGAGTGCGCGCACGCAGGTGGCGTGTCGCCCTTGTCCTTCTGTATGCAGACGGCGCCCCACTCCAAGACGGTCAGTGAGAGCGAGCTGAGCGCCACTGCCACTGAGCTGCTGCAGGACTACATGCTCACG CTGCGCACCAAGCTGTCCTCACAGGAGATCCAGCAGTTCGCGGCGCTGCTGCACGAGTACCGGGATGGGGCCTCAGTGCATGAGTTCTGCATCAATCTGCGCCAGCTGTATGGGGACAGCCGCAAGTTCCTATTGCTGG GTTTGCGGCCCTTTATCCCGGAGAAGGACAGCCAGCACTTCGAGAACTTTCTCGAGACCATCGGGGTGAAGGACGGCCGGGGCATCATCACCGACAGCTTTGGCAGGTACCGGCGGGCGCTGAGCTCCACCTCCACCTGCACCTGCCCTGGGAACAGGGCCACGGGCAGCTCGGATGACCAGTCTGCGCCCTCGGAAGGGGACGAGTGGGACCGCATGATTTCGGACATCAGCAACGACATCGAGGCTCTGGGCTGCAGCATGGACCGGGACTCGGCCTGA
- the CCM2 gene encoding cerebral cavernous malformations 2 protein isoform X6, with product MDEEGKKGKKYLGQLTSIPGYLNPSSRTEILHFIDNAKRAHQLPGHLTQEHDAVISLSAYNVKLAWRDGEDTILRVPIHDIAAVSYVRDDASHLVVLKTAQDPGISPSQSLCAESSRGLTTVSLSESGVGPVEACCLVILATESKVAAEELCSLLGQVFQIVYTESTIDFLDRAIFDGASTPTHHLSLHSDDSSTKVDVKEPYETEVGTFSFPECAHAGGVSPLSFCMQTAPHSKTVSESELSATATELLQDYMLTLRTKLSSQEIQQFAALLHEYRDGASVHEFCINLRQLYGDSRKFLLLGLRPFIPEKDSQHFENFLETIGVKDGRGIITDSFGRYRRALSSTSTCTCPGNRATGSSDDQSAPSEGDEWDRMISDISNDIEALGCSMDRDSA from the exons TACTTAGGTCAGTTAACGTCCATACCAGGATACCTGAATCCCTCCAGTAGGACCGAAATCCTGCATTTCATAGACAATGCAAAG AGAGCCCACCAGCTCCCCGGACACCTGACCCAGGAGCACGATGCTGTGATCAGCCTGTCTGCCTACAATGTCAAGCTGGCCTGGCGGGACGGGGAAGACACCATCCTCAGGGTCCCCATCCATGACATCGCCGCCGTGTCCTATGTGCGGGACGACGCCTCACACCTGGTGGTCCTGAAGACAG CCCAGGACCCTGGTATCTCCCCCAGCCAGAGTCTGTGTGCAGAAAGTTCCAGAGGCCTCACCACAGTCTCCCTGTCAGAGAGTGGAGTGGGGCCTGTGGAGGCGTGCTGCCTGGTCATCCTGGCGACCGAGAGCAAG GTCGCTGCTGAGGAGCTGTGCTCCCTGCTCGGGCAGGTCTTCCAGATTGTGTACACAGAGTCCACCATCGACTTTCTGGACCGAGCCATATTTGACGGGGCCTCGACACCCACCCACCACCTGTCTCTCCACAGCG ACGACTCTTCCACCAAGGTGGACGTGAAGGAGCCGTATGAGACGGAAGTCGGCACGTT CTCCTTCCCCGAGTGCGCGCACGCAGGTGGCGTGTCGCCCTTGTCCTTCTGTATGCAGACGGCGCCCCACTCCAAGACGGTCAGTGAGAGCGAGCTGAGCGCCACTGCCACTGAGCTGCTGCAGGACTACATGCTCACG CTGCGCACCAAGCTGTCCTCACAGGAGATCCAGCAGTTCGCGGCGCTGCTGCACGAGTACCGGGATGGGGCCTCAGTGCATGAGTTCTGCATCAATCTGCGCCAGCTGTATGGGGACAGCCGCAAGTTCCTATTGCTGG GTTTGCGGCCCTTTATCCCGGAGAAGGACAGCCAGCACTTCGAGAACTTTCTCGAGACCATCGGGGTGAAGGACGGCCGGGGCATCATCACCGACAGCTTTGGCAGGTACCGGCGGGCGCTGAGCTCCACCTCCACCTGCACCTGCCCTGGGAACAGGGCCACGGGCAGCTCGGATGACCAGTCTGCGCCCTCGGAAGGGGACGAGTGGGACCGCATGATTTCGGACATCAGCAACGACATCGAGGCTCTGGGCTGCAGCATGGACCGGGACTCGGCCTGA